Genomic segment of Microbacterium sp. BH-3-3-3:
CTCGGTGACGATCAGCACGAGCGGTGCTTCCATGCCGGTGGTCGAGATGATCTTGCACAGAGACTTGGCGCCGACGAGGTCGAAGCGCGCGTCGATGAAGACGACGTCTGCGCTGGGCGCGTTCACCAACTGAGCGGGCTCGGCGGGGATCTGGCGCACGCGGTGGCTCAGCAGTTCGAGCGCAGGCAAGGCCGCTCCGCCGCCGGGTGCGGAGCTCAGAACCAGAAGCTGTGCCAAAGGGACCTCCCGCGCGACCTGCCGCGCACCCGCCCATCTTAGGGTGACGCGCCGCCGCGCGCCGTCATCGGCCCGCGCTCGCGCTCTCGGCCCGTCCTGGGTGATGATGGATCCATGTCGACTCCCGACCTCGCGCCGCGCCGGACTTTCGGCGGCATCGTCGCCGTGTGGGTACTCGCGCTGATCGCCGGAGTGGCCATCGGGGTGTTCGCCCCGAGGGCTGGCGTGCGCAGTGGGTGACCGTCGCGCTCGGTGGCTGCCTGATCGTCGCCTTCGCCATCCAGCTCTGGTACGGGCGGTCGCAGGCGTTCATCCAGCGCATGGCGCTGAGCGCCCTCGGTGCGCTGCTCGTGCTCGGCATCGTCACGGCGGGTTTCGGTCTGGCATCCATCGTCAACGGATGACGGGTCGCGACGATCCGTCGCGCGCGGTTCCCGGATAGACTCGCCTCATGGACCTCCTCGCGCTCGAACTCTTCTTCGTGGGACTTCTCGGCCTCGCATCGCTGGCGATCGCTTTCGTCTCCGGCACGGTCGTCTGGAACCTCTATCGCGGCCAGCGCTGAGCGCACCGTGATCGAGATCCCGACCGATCTTCCGGCCGACCTCGTCCCTCTGTCGTGGCTGGTCGGCGTCTGGGAAGGCACCGGCGTCATCGACTACGAGTTCGACGGGCATGCGTTCTCGGGTGAGTTCGCGCATCGCGTGAGCTTCAGCCACGACGGTGGCGGGTACCTCAACTATTCCGCCGACGCCTGGCTGCTCGATGGCGACGCGCGTCGTCCCCTGGTCGCGGAGACCGGGTACTGGCGCCTTGCGCGACCGGCGACCGACGCCGACGCGGGTCCCGCGTTGCTCCCGCCGTCCGCCCCCGCGGCGGTCCGCACCGCCGACGACGTCGAGGCTCTGCGCAACGCCGACGGCGGCTTCGACCTCGAGGTCAGCCTCGCCCACGCCGACGGCGTGCTCGAGCTGTACGTCGGTCAGGTCAAGGGTCCGCGCATCGATTTGGCGACCGACGCCGTGGTGCGCGCCGCCGGCGCGAAGCCGTACGCTGCGGCCACGCGCCTCTACGGTCTCGTCGACAATCATCTGCTGTGGGCCTGGGACATCGCCGCCCTCGGCCGCGAACTGGGCTCGCACGCGTCTGCGCGCCTGGCCCGGG
This window contains:
- a CDS encoding FABP family protein, whose protein sequence is MIEIPTDLPADLVPLSWLVGVWEGTGVIDYEFDGHAFSGEFAHRVSFSHDGGGYLNYSADAWLLDGDARRPLVAETGYWRLARPATDADAGPALLPPSAPAAVRTADDVEALRNADGGFDLEVSLAHADGVLELYVGQVKGPRIDLATDAVVRAAGAKPYAAATRLYGLVDNHLLWAWDIAALGRELGSHASARLARAE